A genomic segment from Stappia indica encodes:
- a CDS encoding branched-chain amino acid aminotransferase, which yields MSEWSQTWNWIDGNWIEGNAPIMGTRTHAAWLGSSVFDGARAFEGVTPDLDLHCQRLNDSAVALGLNPVMKAGEMMELTKDGLSRFAPDTPVYVKPMYWAEGDGIGTIAGDAASTRFALCLFEAALAPKDAAITLTLSPFRRPTLETMPVNAKAGCLYPNNARAIVEAKSRGFDNAIVLDMLGNVAELTTANVFMVKDGAVHTPAWNGTFLNGITRQRIIKLLRDAGTDVYERTLGYGDFLDADEIFSTGNYNKVVPVKRIEDRELQPGPVAQRARDLYWEFAHG from the coding sequence ATGAGCGAGTGGTCGCAAACCTGGAACTGGATCGACGGGAACTGGATCGAGGGCAATGCCCCGATCATGGGCACGCGCACGCACGCGGCATGGCTCGGCTCGTCGGTGTTCGACGGCGCGCGCGCCTTCGAGGGCGTGACGCCGGATCTCGATCTTCACTGCCAGCGTCTCAATGATTCCGCGGTGGCCCTCGGTCTCAACCCGGTGATGAAGGCCGGTGAGATGATGGAGCTGACCAAGGACGGGCTCTCCCGGTTCGCGCCGGACACGCCGGTCTACGTGAAGCCGATGTACTGGGCGGAAGGCGACGGCATCGGCACCATCGCCGGCGATGCGGCCTCCACGCGCTTCGCGCTGTGCCTGTTCGAGGCGGCGCTTGCGCCAAAGGATGCGGCGATCACGCTGACCCTGTCGCCGTTCCGCCGCCCGACGCTGGAGACCATGCCGGTCAACGCCAAGGCCGGCTGCCTCTACCCGAACAACGCGCGGGCCATCGTCGAGGCGAAGTCCCGCGGCTTCGACAATGCCATCGTGCTCGACATGCTCGGTAACGTGGCGGAGCTGACCACCGCGAACGTCTTCATGGTCAAGGACGGGGCGGTCCACACGCCCGCTTGGAACGGCACGTTCCTCAACGGCATCACCCGCCAGCGCATCATCAAGCTGCTGCGCGACGCCGGAACGGACGTCTACGAACGCACGCTCGGCTATGGCGACTTCCTGGATGCCGACGAGATCTTCTCGACCGGCAACTACAACAAGGTTGTCCCGGTCAAGCGGATCGAGGATCGCGAGCTGCAGCCGGGTCCGGTCGCGCAGCGCGCCCGCGATCTCTATTGGGAGTTCGCGCACGGTTGA
- a CDS encoding YbfB/YjiJ family MFS transporter, giving the protein MIAQPRPAAPSPVLLAFGGFCALAAAMGIGRFALTPVLPFMSEAIPLSASQAGLIASANYLGYLVGALAVMAVGKDRIGTGFLLSLAGSATTSALMAIDGGLVWLALVRFLGGIASAGVLVFCSTLVLDRLAAAGRGELAQFFFSGVGIGIALSAATVGWLASEGAGWQGLWAACGLVSAVLCVGAALFVVARAPRTAAPTTESTVPARARISPALVRLAIAYALFGIGYVVTATFLTSILRQSETLAPFEAPAWAAVGLAAAGSVWVWGRVSAWLGGAWAFSLACLAEAVGVAASVTFSGLAGMTLAAVLLGGTFMGITSLGLIEGRRLAGGDPRKVMALMTACFGTGQMVGPTLAGLIADATGSFYWPSMAAASLLVLAALMVGPLSGPRPARASAK; this is encoded by the coding sequence ATGATCGCCCAGCCTCGCCCCGCCGCTCCCTCGCCCGTGCTGCTCGCCTTCGGCGGGTTCTGCGCACTGGCCGCCGCAATGGGCATCGGTCGCTTCGCCCTGACGCCGGTGCTGCCCTTCATGAGCGAAGCCATTCCGCTGTCGGCCTCCCAAGCCGGCCTGATCGCCTCCGCCAACTATCTCGGCTATCTGGTCGGCGCGCTGGCCGTAATGGCGGTCGGCAAGGACAGGATCGGCACGGGCTTCCTGCTCAGCCTGGCCGGCAGCGCGACGACCTCTGCGCTGATGGCGATCGACGGCGGCCTGGTCTGGCTGGCTCTGGTGCGGTTTCTCGGCGGCATCGCCAGTGCGGGCGTGCTGGTGTTCTGCTCGACACTGGTGCTGGACCGGCTGGCGGCAGCCGGGCGCGGCGAGCTCGCCCAGTTCTTCTTCTCCGGCGTCGGCATCGGCATCGCCCTGTCGGCGGCGACGGTCGGATGGCTGGCCAGTGAAGGTGCCGGCTGGCAGGGACTGTGGGCCGCCTGCGGCCTCGTTTCGGCGGTGCTGTGCGTGGGCGCCGCACTCTTCGTGGTCGCGCGGGCGCCGCGTACCGCCGCGCCGACCACCGAGAGCACGGTGCCTGCGCGCGCCCGCATATCGCCGGCGCTCGTGCGCCTTGCCATCGCCTATGCCCTGTTCGGCATCGGCTATGTGGTGACTGCCACCTTCCTCACCTCGATCCTGCGCCAGTCGGAAACGCTGGCTCCGTTCGAGGCCCCTGCCTGGGCGGCAGTTGGACTGGCGGCCGCCGGCTCAGTCTGGGTCTGGGGCCGGGTTTCAGCCTGGCTGGGCGGCGCCTGGGCCTTTTCGCTCGCCTGCCTCGCAGAGGCCGTCGGCGTTGCCGCCAGCGTGACGTTCTCCGGCCTTGCCGGCATGACGCTGGCCGCCGTCCTGCTGGGCGGCACCTTCATGGGGATCACATCGCTGGGGCTGATCGAAGGACGGCGCCTTGCCGGCGGCGATCCGCGCAAGGTGATGGCGCTGATGACCGCCTGCTTCGGCACCGGCCAGATGGTCGGCCCAACGCTTGCCGGCCTGATCGCCGATGCCACGGGCAGCTTCTATTGGCCGTCGATGGCGGCAGCCAGTCTGCTGGTGCTGGCCGCGCTGATGGTCGGTCCGCTGTCTGGTCCGCGTCCCGCCCGTGCCTCTGCGAAATGA
- a CDS encoding superoxide dismutase, with protein MAFELPDLPYAYDALGPYMSAETLEYHHDKHHMAYVTNGNNLLKDSGLEGKSLEDVVKESFGKNAGLFNNAGQHYNHIHFWKWMKPNGGGNKLPGGLASRIDSDLGGFDKFRADFIAAGTTQFGSGWAWLVLKDGKLAVTKTPNGENPLVHGAVPLLGVDVWEHSYYIDYRNARPKYLEAFVDNLVNWDYVDELFQAAS; from the coding sequence ATGGCTTTTGAACTCCCGGACCTGCCCTATGCCTACGACGCGCTTGGCCCGTACATGTCGGCCGAGACGCTCGAGTATCACCACGACAAGCACCACATGGCCTATGTGACCAACGGCAACAATCTGCTGAAGGATTCCGGCCTCGAGGGCAAGTCGCTGGAGGACGTGGTCAAGGAGAGCTTCGGCAAGAATGCCGGTCTCTTCAACAATGCCGGCCAGCACTACAACCACATCCATTTCTGGAAGTGGATGAAGCCGAATGGCGGCGGCAACAAGCTGCCGGGCGGCCTGGCCTCGCGCATCGATTCCGATCTCGGTGGCTTCGACAAGTTCCGCGCGGACTTCATCGCCGCCGGCACCACCCAGTTCGGCTCCGGCTGGGCGTGGCTGGTGCTGAAGGACGGCAAGCTGGCCGTCACGAAGACCCCGAACGGCGAGAACCCGCTGGTGCACGGCGCGGTGCCGCTGCTCGGCGTCGACGTGTGGGAGCATTCCTATTACATCGACTACCGCAACGCGCGCCCGAAGTACCTGGAGGCCTTCGTCGACAACCTGGTCAACTGGGACTATGTCGACGAGCTGTTCCAGGCTGCCTCGTAA
- a CDS encoding alpha/beta fold hydrolase, giving the protein MPHQVPAHDMRIETGRGALFARMWWEEPLLQNTPSPIVLFHDSLGAVELWRSFPQALAGETGRPVIAYDRLGFGRSDAFPGALPADFIEAEGRDTLPLLREAFGFTRFIACGHSVGGGMAVETASRHRESCLAVITMGAQAFIEERTLEGIRVARAAFQQPEELARLARYHGDKARWVVDAWTETWLSSEFAGWTLDRALAEVACPLLAIHGDADEFGSAAHPGCIAEGRGRAVLLPAVGHNPHREAEAQTVALIAEFLAGLAD; this is encoded by the coding sequence ATGCCTCACCAAGTTCCCGCCCACGACATGCGGATCGAGACCGGCCGCGGCGCGCTCTTCGCGCGGATGTGGTGGGAGGAGCCCCTTCTCCAGAATACTCCTTCGCCGATTGTGCTGTTCCACGACTCGCTCGGCGCCGTCGAGCTTTGGCGCAGCTTCCCGCAGGCGCTTGCCGGCGAGACCGGCCGGCCGGTGATCGCCTATGACCGGCTCGGCTTCGGGCGTTCGGACGCCTTTCCAGGCGCATTGCCTGCCGACTTCATCGAGGCGGAGGGGCGCGATACGCTCCCGCTCCTGCGCGAGGCTTTCGGCTTTACGCGGTTCATCGCCTGCGGCCATAGTGTCGGCGGCGGGATGGCCGTGGAAACCGCAAGCCGGCATCGCGAGAGCTGCCTTGCGGTGATCACGATGGGCGCGCAGGCGTTCATCGAGGAGCGGACGCTGGAGGGTATCCGCGTCGCCAGGGCAGCGTTCCAGCAGCCGGAGGAACTGGCCCGGCTCGCCCGCTATCACGGCGACAAGGCGCGCTGGGTGGTGGATGCCTGGACCGAAACCTGGCTGTCGTCCGAGTTTGCCGGTTGGACGCTGGACAGGGCGCTGGCAGAGGTCGCCTGCCCGCTGCTCGCGATCCATGGGGATGCGGACGAATTCGGCTCCGCAGCCCATCCCGGCTGCATCGCCGAGGGGCGCGGACGCGCCGTGCTGCTGCCCGCCGTCGGCCACAACCCGCACCGGGAGGCGGAAGCACAGACCGTCGCGCTGATCGCCGAGTTTCTGGCCGGGCTTGCCGACTGA
- a CDS encoding YgaP family membrane protein yields MSMITTNVGSADRIARIVVGLALIAFALSGPADITWKWVGWIGVVPLLTAFLKWCPAYTLLGVNTCSK; encoded by the coding sequence ATGTCGATGATCACCACCAATGTCGGCAGTGCCGACCGGATCGCCCGTATCGTCGTAGGGCTGGCGCTGATCGCCTTCGCCCTTTCCGGTCCGGCGGACATCACCTGGAAATGGGTCGGCTGGATCGGCGTCGTGCCGCTGCTGACCGCCTTCCTGAAATGGTGCCCGGCCTACACGCTGCTCGGCGTCAACACCTGCAGCAAGTAG
- a CDS encoding alpha/beta hydrolase family protein has protein sequence MSLNIVRRLIPEWGTTYGPPGDGPFPAVMILHGSEGAGSGWSHRNAVLLAAHGFLAFPFPYSKGGNAWNAGSIVDVPLDRTAEALAALRGFAPSGGKIGIYGVSRGAEHALLLASLMLRDGVAGVPDAIAVHSAPDVICGAFDARRWRDAGDPGWQVWDPGERAWSWRGSSDDLLPTTPIEVERYDGPLFLSHGTADKVWSVETTRRLAERLRRHGRTPEVHYYQDEDHLPRSEAENRHNEKLIAFLDCNLTSFD, from the coding sequence ATGTCGCTGAACATAGTCCGCCGCCTCATTCCCGAGTGGGGCACGACCTATGGCCCGCCGGGCGATGGGCCGTTTCCCGCCGTCATGATCCTGCATGGATCGGAAGGCGCCGGGTCGGGCTGGAGCCATCGTAATGCGGTCCTGCTCGCCGCCCATGGTTTCTTGGCCTTTCCCTTCCCCTATTCGAAAGGCGGCAACGCGTGGAACGCCGGCAGCATCGTCGACGTGCCGCTGGACCGAACCGCCGAGGCCTTGGCGGCGCTTCGGGGATTTGCCCCATCGGGCGGTAAGATCGGCATCTACGGCGTGTCACGCGGAGCAGAACATGCCTTGCTGCTTGCATCTCTGATGCTGCGGGACGGCGTTGCCGGCGTGCCGGACGCCATCGCCGTGCACAGCGCCCCGGATGTCATCTGCGGTGCCTTCGATGCCCGCCGCTGGCGGGATGCGGGTGATCCAGGCTGGCAGGTCTGGGACCCTGGCGAGCGCGCATGGTCCTGGCGCGGGTCGAGCGACGACCTTCTACCCACCACGCCTATCGAGGTCGAGCGCTACGACGGACCGCTGTTTCTCAGCCATGGCACGGCGGACAAGGTCTGGTCGGTCGAAACGACCAGACGGCTCGCTGAGCGGCTGCGGCGCCACGGCCGCACGCCCGAGGTTCATTATTATCAAGACGAAGACCACCTGCCGCGAAGCGAGGCAGAAAACCGGCACAATGAGAAGCTGATCGCGTTCCTGGACTGCAACCTGACCTCTTTCGACTGA